A genomic stretch from Setaria italica strain Yugu1 chromosome VII, Setaria_italica_v2.0, whole genome shotgun sequence includes:
- the LOC101760635 gene encoding uncharacterized protein LOC101760635, whose translation MAAAAGEERKKTACVTGGNGYIASMLIKMLLEKGYVVKTTVRHPENKEDNSHLEDMKKLGTLEVFRADLGEEGSYDEAVAGCDYAFLLAAPVDYTSKNPEKELMELGVQGTLNVMRSCVKAGTVKRVILTSSTAAVSSKPLQGDGHVLDEESFSDVEYLTAKRTGLWAYPVSKVLMEQAASKFAEEHGLSLVTLCPSVTVGEAPDRQVYTTVPAILSLLSGDDKELGVLKGIERASGSVPLVHVHDVCRAEIFVAEAEAAAGRYICNALDTTIVEIARFLADKYPQYNVNTELSGDLLKKPIALLPSTKLEKDGFEFEFKTLEHIYDDMVEYGKALGILRSYDAGSLEWQPHLIARGNQTLLISGPHSQTPGMLAAGGVKTACVTGGNGYIASALVKLLLEKGYAVKATVRNPDDTEKNSHLKELQALGPLEILRADLDQEGSFDEAVAGCDYAFLVAAPVNLTSENPEKDQIEPSVGGTLNVMRSCAKAGTVRRVVLTSAASSVCIRPLEGDGHVLDEESWSDLEWVTAEKPPSWGYVVSKVLSEKEALRLAQEHGISLVIACPVLTVGASPVPKVYTSVPASLSMLSGDEAALGMLKGIEKTFGGVPIVDLDDLCRAEVFLAETETTASGRYICSSFTTTIVEIARFLERKYPQYSVNVGNDSSGELLEKPRVCLSSAKLVEEGFEFRYKTLDEIYQDVVGYGKALGILPY comes from the exons atggcggccgcggccggtgaggagaggaagaagacggcGTGCGTGACCGGGGGGAACGGGTACATCGCGTCGATGCTCATCAAGATGCTGCTGGAGAAGGGCTACGTTGTGAAGACGACGGTCAGGCACCCCG AGAACAAGGAGGACAACTCCCACCTGGAGGACATGAAGAAGCTCGGCACCCTGGAGGTGTTCCGCGCCGACCTGGGCGAAGAAGGCAGCTACGACGAGGCCGTCGCCGGCTGCGACTACGCCTTCCTCCTCGCAGCCCCGGTGGACTACACGTCCAAGAACCCTGAG AAAGAGCTGATGGAGCTCGGAGTCCAAGGCACGCTCAACGTGATGCGGTCGTGCGTGAAGGCCGGGACGGTGAAGCGCGTGATCCTGACCTCGTCGACGGCCGCCGTCTCCAGCAAGCCGCTGCAAGGCGACGGTCACGTGCTGGACGAGGAGTCCTTCTCCGACGTCGAGTACCTCACCGCCAAAAGGACCGGTCTCTGG GCGTACCCGGTGTCGAAGGTGCTCATGGAGCAGGCGGCGTCCAAGTTCGCGGAGGAGCACGGCCTGAGCCTGGTGACCCTGTGCCCGTCCGTCACCGTGGGGGAGGCGCCGGACAGGCAGGTCTACACCACCGTCCCGGCCATCCTCTCCCTGCTGTCGGGCGACGACAAGGAGCTCGGCGTGCTCAAGGGCATCGAGAGGGCCTCCGGGTCGGTGCCGCTGGTGCACGTGCACGACGTCTGCCGCGCCGAGATCTTCgtcgccgaggcggaggcggccgccggcagGTACATCTGCAACGCCCTCGACACCACCATCGTCGAGATCGCCCGATTCCTGGCGGACAAGTACCCGCAGTACAACGTCAACACCGAGCT CTCCGGCGACCTCCTCAAGAAGCCGATAGCGCTGCTGCCGTCGACGAAGCTGGAGAAGGACGGGTTCGAGTTCGAGTTCAAGACGCTGGAGCACATCTACGACGACATGGTGGAGTACGGCAAGGCACTGGGGATCCTGCGCAGC TATGATGCCGGCTCCTTGGAGTGGCAACCACACCTGATTGCCCGGGGAAACCAAACCCTCCTCATCTCCGGTCCTCACTCTCAAACTCCCGGTATGCTGGCCGCCGGTGGCGTGAAGACGGCGTGCGTCACGGGAGGCAACGGGTACATCGCCTCCGCGCTCGTGAAGTTGCTGCTGGAGAAGGGCTACGCTGTCAAGGCGACTGTCAGAAACCCGG ATGACACGGAGAAGAACTCCCACCTCAAGGAGCTGCAGGCACTCGGCCCCCTGGAGATCCTGCGCGCCGACCTGGACCAAGAAGGCAGCTTCGACGAAGCCGTCGCCGGCTGCGACTACGCCTTCCTCGTCGCCGCTCCGGTGAACCTCACGTCGGAGAACCCTGAG AAAGACCAGATCGAGCCGTCCGTGGGAGGGACCCTGAACGTGATGAGGTCGTGCGCGAAAGCGGGGACGGTGCGGCGCGTGGTGCTCACTTCGGCGGCCTCCTCGGTCTGCATCAGGCCGCTGGAGGGCGACGGGCATGTGCTGGACGAGGAGTCCTGGTCCGACCTGGAGTGGGTCACCGCCGAGAAGCCACCAAGCTGG GGGTACGTGGTCTCCAAGGTGCTGTCGGAGAAGGAGGCGCTCAGGTTGGCGCAGGAGCACGGCATCAGCCTGGTCATCGCGTGCCCCGTCCTCACCGTCGGCGCGTCGCCGGTGCCCAAGGTGTACACGAGCGTCCCCGCCAGCCTCTCCATGCTATCCG GCGACGAGGCAGCGCTGGGCATGCTGAAAGGCATCGAGAAGACCTTCGGCGGGGTGCCCATCGTCGACCTGGACGACCTCTGCCGCGCCGAGGTGTTCCTGGCCGAGACGGAGACTACGGCGTCGGGGAGGTACATCTGCAGCAGCTTCACCACCACCATCGTCGAGATCGCACGGTTCCTGGAGAGAAAGTACCCGCAGTACAGCGTCAACGTAGGCAACGA CTCATCAGGTGAGCTCCTGGAGAAGCCGCGAGTCTGCCTGTCCTCGGCGAAGCTGGTGGAGGAGGGGTTCGAGTTCAGGTACAAGACGCTGGACGAGATATACCAAGACGTGGTCGGGTACGGCAAGGCGCTGGGGATCCTTCCCTACTGA
- the LOC101759812 gene encoding L10-interacting MYB domain-containing protein isoform X2 — MNTEDVEQLDEESGEDHHNKCHRANWSELNTGIFCELAVEQIRIGNATGGVVNSRGFKEIAAKFAERTTIRHEPKQFRNRWDQCKKLYEFYVFAMKQSGLGRKNNGAISASKAWWDKYCKYPECRKFSKFLPHYLELLYEMYHKNVVDGSTTTIPGDVDEERQEVPEEEDFQFDVDDYPEQSPMSPMSNGSKKRSTSTADTASSPQKKSKSPFFKMFKGLIDTMHEGISEDNTTMRVKMELQLKQREMELQQQLKQKELELEFRRHSHDKEEDEYKASLLLAQECGASEESEEYFFAMELFRDRFNRVAFGTLSTKELRFKWLQTKCGKTFGRP; from the exons ATGAACACAGAGGATGTTGAACAATTGGACGAGGAATCTGGGGAGGATCATCAT aacaaaTGTCATAGAGCAAACTGGAGCGAATTAAACACAGGAATTTTTTGCGAATTAGCTGTGGAACAAATCCGTATAGGAAATGCAACAGGTGGGGTGGTCAATTCTAGAGGTTTCAAGGAAATAGCTGCCAAATTTGCGGAGAGGACCACCATCAGGCATGAACCGAAGCAATTCAGAAATAGGTGGGATCAATGCAAGAAATTATATGAATTTTACGTTTTCGCGATGAAACAATCAGGATTAGGTAGGAAAAATAATGGAGCCATTTCAGCAAGTAAAGCCTGGTGGGATAAATACTGCaag TATCCAGAATGCCGTAAATTTAGCAAGTTTCTACCTCACTATCTTGAGCTGCTGTATGAGATGTACCACAAAAATGTAGTTGATGGATCAACTACAACCATACCAGGAGATGTGGATGAAGAGAGGCAGGAGGTACCTGAAGAAGAGGACTTCCAATTTGATGTGGATGACTACCCTGAACAGAGCCCTATGAGCCCTATGAGTAATGGCAGCAAGAAAAGGAGTACCAGTACAGCTGATACAGCATCAAGCCCTCAAAAGAAGAGTAAAAGTCCTTTTTTCAAGATGTTCAAGGGCCTCATAGACACTATGCATGAGGGGATCTCTGAAGATAACACTACCATGAGGGTGAAGATGGAGTTGCAGTTGAAGCAGAGGGAAATGGAACTGCAACAACAActgaagcagaaggagctggaGTTGGAATTTAGAAGGCATTCTCAtgacaaagaagaagatgagTACAAAGCAAGCCTTCTATTGGCACAGGAGTGTGGAGCATCAGAAGAGTCAGAAGAGTACTTTTTTGCTATGGAGTTGTTTAGGGATAGATTTAACAGGGTAGCTTTTGGCACACTATCGACAAAGGAACTTAGGTTCAAATGGTTGCAAACTAAGTGTGGGAAGACCTTTGGTCGCCCATGA
- the LOC101759132 gene encoding uncharacterized protein LOC101759132, with protein sequence MSAAGEKKKTACVTGGNGYIASALIKMLLEKGYAVKTTVRNPDDMAKNSHLKNLQALGPLTVLRADLDEEGSFDEAVAGCDYAFLVAAPVNLASEDPEKELIEAAVRGTLNVMRSCVKAGTVKRVILTSSAASIIMRPELQGDGHVLDEESWSNVEYLRANKTAFWVRAVPSEPACFIGPFANGVRVAFASQGYPVSKVLSEKAACRFAEEHGISLVTVCPVVTVGAAPAPTARTSVPNCLSLLSGDEAEFAVLRGMAKVSGTVPLVHVDDVCRAELFVAEEEAAAGRYLCCSLNTTIAELARFLSANYPQYTVKTKLLSGDLLEKPRARLSSAKLVGEGFEYRYKTLDGMYDDMIDYGKALGILPNLPAMSADDKMKTACVTGGSGYIASALIKMLLEKGYAVKTTVRNPDDMANNSHLKNLQALGPLEVLRADLDEEGSFDEAVAGCDYAFLVAAPVNLKSENPEKELIEPAVRGTLNVMRSCVKAGTVKRVILTSSASSITRRPELQGDGHVLDEESWSNVEYLRANKTAFWVRAVPSEPACFIGPFANGVRVAFASQGYPVSKVLSEKAACRFAEEHGISLVTVCPVVTVGAAPSPTARTSVPSCLSLLSGDEAEFAVLTGMAKASGTVPLVHVDDVCRAELFVAEEEAAAGRYLCCSLNTTIAELARFLAHKYPQYGVKTDLLSDDVLEKPRACVSSAKLVREGFEYKYETLDGMYDDMVEYGKALGILTN encoded by the exons ATGTCGGCAGCCggcgagaagaagaagacggCATGCGTGACCGGAGGGAACGGGTACATCGCCTCGGCTCTGATCAAGATGCTGCTGGAGAAGGGCTACGCCGTCAAGACGACGGTCAGGAACCCCG ATGACATGGCGAAGAACTCCCACCTCAAGAACTTGCAGGCGCTCGGCCCCCTGACCGTCCTCCGCGCCGACCTGGATGAAGAGGGCAGCTTCGACGAGGCCGTCGCCGGCTGCGACTACGCCTTCCTCGTCGCCGCTCCGGTGAACCTCGCGTCCGAGGATCCTGAG AAAGAGCTGATCGAGGCAGCCGTCCGAGGAACTCTGAACGTGATGAGGTCGTGCGTGAAAGCGGGGACGGTGAAGCGCGTCATCCTGACCTCGTCGGCGGCCTCGATCATCATGAGGCCGGAGCTGCAGGGTGACGGCCATGTCCTGGACGAGGAGTCCTGGTCCAACGTCGAGTACCTCAGAGCCAACAAGACTGCTTTCTGGGTACGCGCCGTTCCTTCGGAACCAGCATGTTTTATTGGTCCGTTTGCTAATGGTGTTCGCGTTGCGTTTGCGTCGCAGGGTTACCCGGTCTCCAAGGTGCTCTCGGAGAAGGCGGCGTGCAGGTTCGCGGAGGAGCACGGCATCAGCCTCGTCACCGTCTGCCCCGTCGTCACCGTCGGTGCGGCACCGGCGCCGACCGCCCGCACCAGCGTCCCGAACTGCCTCTCCCTTCTGTCCG GCGACGAGGCAGAGTTCGCCGTGCTGAGAGGCATGGCGAAGGTGTCCGGCACGGTGCCGCTGGTTCACGTCGACGACGTCTGCCGCGCCGAGCTAttcgtcgccgaggaggaggcggccgcgggGAGGTACCTCTGCTGCAGCCTCAACACGACCATCGCCGAGCTCGCGCGTTTCCTATCTGCAAATTACCCGCAGTACACTGTGAAAACGAAGCTGCT CTCTGGTGATCTGCTTGAGAAGCCGAGAGCACGCCTGTCATCGGCGAAGCTGGTCGGTGAAGGGTTTGAGTACAGGTACAAGACGCTCGATGGGATGTACGACGACATGATCGACTATGGCAAAGCCTTGGGAATTCTGCCCAATCTA CCGGCGATGTCGGCCGACGACAAGATGAAGACGGCGTGCGTCACCGGAGGGAGCGGGTACATCGCCTCCGCGCTCATCAAGATGCTGTTGGAGAAAGGGTATGCCGTGAAGACGACGGTCAGGAACCCCG ATGACATGGCGAACAACTCCCACCTCAAGAACTTGCAGGCGCTCGGCCCCCTGGAGGTCCTCCGCGCAGATTTGGACGAAGAAGGCAGCTTCGATGAAGCCGTCGCCGGCTGCGACTACGCCTTCCTTGTCGCCGCTCCCGTGAACCTCAAGTCGGAGAATCCTGAG AAAGAGCTGATCGAGCCAGCTGTCCGAGGAACTCTGAACGTGATGAGGTCGTGCGTGAAAGCGGGGACGGTGAAGCGCGTCATCCTgacctcgtcggcgtcctcgatCACCAGGAGGCCGGAGCTGCAGGGCGACGGCCATGTCCTGGACGAGGAGTCCTGGTCCAACGTCGAGTACCTCAGAGCCAACAAGACTGCTTTCTGGGTACGCGCCGTTCCTTCTGAACCAGCATGTTTTATTGGTCCGTTTGCTAATGGTGTTCGCGTTGCGTTCGCTTCGCAGGGTTACCCGGTCTCCAAGGTGCTCTCGGAGAAGGCGGCGTGCAGGTTCGCGGAGGAGCACGGCATCAGCCTCGTCACCGTCTGCCCCGTCGTCACCGTCGgtgcggcgccgtcgccgaccgCCCGCACCAGCGTCCCGAGCTGCCTCTCCCTTCTGTCCG GCGACGAGGCAGAGTTCGCCGTGCTGACAGGCATGGCGAAGGCGTCCGGCACGGTGCCGCTGGTTCACGTCGACGACGTCTGCCGCGCCGAGCTGttcgtcgccgaggaggaggcggccgcgggGAGGTACCTCTGCTGCAGCCTCAACACGACCATCGCCGAGCTCGCGCGTTTCCTGGCACACAAGTACCCGCAGTACGGCGTGAAAACAGACCTGCT CTCCGACGACGTGCTTGAGAAGCCGAGAGCGTGCGTATCGTCCGCGAAGCTGGTGAGGGAAGGGTTCGAGTACAAGTACGAGACGCTGGATGGGATGTACGACGACATGGTCGAGTACGGCAAGGCCTTAGGAATTCTCACCAACTGA
- the LOC101759812 gene encoding uncharacterized protein LOC101759812 isoform X1, protein MNTEDVEQLDEESGEDHHVDLFDYVDDWFQKRKRIRREFVALGAFLGMYYYATHLNRSEYRVPTESGYEWVIKTLGNRTSCHNMFRMNRNVFDRLHNVLVQSYGLKSTRRMTSVESLALFLWMCGAPQSMRQAEDRFVRSTCTISRKFNKVLHSICKLAGDIIRPVDPTFSTVHPKLRSARFSPYFDNCIGAIDGTHVPVVVPADKAVQHTGRHGYTSQNVLAICDFDMRFTFVVAGWPGSVHDMRVFKDALDKYGDKFPHPPEGKFYLVDSGYANRIGYLAPYKGTKYHLPEFRAGRIPRGKKEHFNYAHSSLRNVIERSFGVLKNKWRILRDLPSYPMAKQSQIIIACMAIHNFIRESAIGDVDFDNADDEENDATPSEGPSSQANEGATQHEYEDQSMNQFRDWIADGLFNRS, encoded by the exons ATGAACACAGAGGATGTTGAACAATTGGACGAGGAATCTGGGGAGGATCATCAT GTTGATCTGTTTGACTATGTTGATGACTGGTTTCAGAAGAGGAAAAGGATAAGAAGAGAATTTGTTGCATTGGGTGCTTTCCTCGGTATGTACTATTATGCCACACATTTGAATAGATCAGAATATAGAGTACCAACAGAATCAGGATATGAATGGGTTATCAAAACTTTAGGAAATAGAACATCTTGTCACAACATGTTCAGGATGAATAGGAATGTTTTTGATAGGCTTCATAATGTCCTTGTACAGTCTTATGGATTAAAGTCTACTAGGAGAATGACATCAGTAGAGTCTTTAGCTTTATTCCTGTGGATGTGTGGTGCCCCCCAAAGCATGAGGCAAGCCGAAGACCGTTTTGTTAGGTCTACTTGCACAATTAGTAGGAAGTTCAACAAAGTATTACACAGCATTTGCAAACTAGCAGGGGATATCATTAGACCAGTTGACCCAACATTCAGTACTGTGCATCCGAAGTTGAGGTCAGCACGGTTCTCTCCATACTTTGACAATTGCATTGGGGCTATAGATGGGACACACGTGCCTGTTGTTGTGCCAGCAGATAAGGCTGTCCAACATACGGGACGACATGGGTACACTAGTCAGAATGTGTTAGCCATatgtgacttcgacatgagaTTTACCTTTGTCGTCGCGGGATGGCCTGGATCGGTTCATGACATGAGAGTCTTCAAAGATGCATTGGACAAGTATGGCGATAAATTTCCACACCCCCCTGAAG GGAAGTTTTATCTTGTCGACTCTGGATACGCAAACCGTATTGGGTATCTTGCCCCGTACAAGGGTACGAAATATCATCTACCAGAATTTCGAGCCGGACGAATTCCCAGAGGTAAAAAGGAGCATTTCAATTATGCACATTCATCATTAAGAAATGTCATCGAGAGGTCATTTGGGGTGTTGAAGAACAAATGGCGTATTCTGCGCGATTTACCATCTTATCCAATGGCAAAGCAAAGTCAAATAATTATTgcttgcatggcaattcataatttcattagaGAGAGTGCTATTGGTGATGTTGATTTTGATAATGCGGATGATGAAGAAAACGATGCTACACCTTCTGAAGGACCATCATCTCAAGCAAATGAAGGTGCTACCCAACATGAATATGAAGATCAAAGCATGAACCAGTTTCGGGATTGGATAGCCGATGGATTGTTCAATAGGTCATAG
- the LOC101759812 gene encoding uncharacterized protein LOC101759812 isoform X3: MNTEDVEQLDEESGEDHHYPECRKFSKFLPHYLELLYEMYHKNVVDGSTTTIPGDVDEERQEVPEEEDFQFDVDDYPEQSPMSPMSNGSKKRSTSTADTASSPQKKSKSPFFKMFKGLIDTMHEGISEDNTTMRVKMELQLKQREMELQQQLKQKELELEFRRHSHDKEEDEYKASLLLAQECGASEESEEYFFAMELFRDRFNRVAFGTLSTKELRFKWLQTKCGKTFGRP, translated from the exons ATGAACACAGAGGATGTTGAACAATTGGACGAGGAATCTGGGGAGGATCATCAT TATCCAGAATGCCGTAAATTTAGCAAGTTTCTACCTCACTATCTTGAGCTGCTGTATGAGATGTACCACAAAAATGTAGTTGATGGATCAACTACAACCATACCAGGAGATGTGGATGAAGAGAGGCAGGAGGTACCTGAAGAAGAGGACTTCCAATTTGATGTGGATGACTACCCTGAACAGAGCCCTATGAGCCCTATGAGTAATGGCAGCAAGAAAAGGAGTACCAGTACAGCTGATACAGCATCAAGCCCTCAAAAGAAGAGTAAAAGTCCTTTTTTCAAGATGTTCAAGGGCCTCATAGACACTATGCATGAGGGGATCTCTGAAGATAACACTACCATGAGGGTGAAGATGGAGTTGCAGTTGAAGCAGAGGGAAATGGAACTGCAACAACAActgaagcagaaggagctggaGTTGGAATTTAGAAGGCATTCTCAtgacaaagaagaagatgagTACAAAGCAAGCCTTCTATTGGCACAGGAGTGTGGAGCATCAGAAGAGTCAGAAGAGTACTTTTTTGCTATGGAGTTGTTTAGGGATAGATTTAACAGGGTAGCTTTTGGCACACTATCGACAAAGGAACTTAGGTTCAAATGGTTGCAAACTAAGTGTGGGAAGACCTTTGGTCGCCCATGA